ACATTTATGGTAGCAGGTTGAGTTAATGGTTTGTAGCCTCTAATGAGAAGCCAGGAAGAATGAGTAGTGAGGACCTGGTCACTCTGAACGTGGGAGGGAAGATCTTCACAACAAGGCTCTCTACCCTAAAGCAGTTCCCTACCTCTCGGTTGGCAGGCATGGTAGATGGTAGAGACCCAGAGTTCAAGACAGCTAATGGCCAGATTTTTGTGGATAGAGATGGTGCTTTGTTTAGTTTCATTTTAGATTTTCTGAGGAATCGTGAGCTTCTATTACCGTCTGACTTTTCAGACTACCTTAGGCTTCAGAGAGAGGCGCTTTTCTATGAACTCGATTCTCTTGTTGAGCTCTTAAGCCAGCACCTGCTACAATCAAGACCTGCTCTCATGGAGGTGcatttcctaaacagaaatacTCAAGCCTTTTTCAGAGTGTTTGGCTCTTGCAACAAAACCATCGAGCTGCTAGCTAGAAGGATTACAGTGTTTGTAGAGCAACCTACAGGACTGGCCCGGAGCGGTAACCCCTTCCCTCCTCAGGTGACTTTACTTCCACTGCCTCCACAAAGACCTTCTCACCATGACCTGGTTTTCCACTGTGGCTCTGATGGCACTATTGAGAACCATGCTGGAGTCAGGTATTTTGAATACTGAAGTGTCTCCTTTATTCCAGTTTTCTGACATTTTCTCTCAAAACTGAAAGTTCTTTATGCTTAATACTCTTTCTGgcccaaaaaaaaaagtttattcagACTAATGTTTTGTTCAGCTAGAACAAGTAGGTATTTTCTAAACTTGGGTCCTTTCAGACTAAGAAAGTATTGTGGGACAGGTAATAAACCAAGACTGCCCAGGGAAATAGAAACTGTTTTCAGTGTAGTTATAAGAGTAACTGATTCTGTAGATTATATTCCATTGCTAGTGAATGGCTTAGACTGAATCAGCTTGTTTCTGGCTTGCACATAGGAGATGTTCTGTGCTTTGACCTGATTCCTTTACACACTATGCTTTTGTCTGTCTAGAACTTAAAAAGGATGACtgcctctttattttattttagatttcttttttgttttgtcttgagacatggtcatattatgtagctctggctggcctggaactctgcctctgcctctcttgtGCTAGACTGAAAGTGAGCACCACCACTGCACCTGCCTCTCCTGCTCTTGGCTGATCCTAAGGCTGATTTCTGCTCTATAGTCAGGGATACACTACCTCATCCTCTGTTAAAAATGTCTTAATgcaggccaggtgatggtggtgcatgccttcattccccagcactctggagaggcaggtggatctctgtgagttcaaggccagtctgatatacaacaggcttcaaagccacagagaaaccctgtctcaaaacaaaacaaaaaaacaacttaatGCTGTGTATGATTATTACCAACTGTAAAAGCTGGTTAAGTTTAGGAGGAAACAAAAAACTTTTTGTGTTCTGTACTTTCATCATTCAAAATCAGGTACTCTTGAGAGACAGACATATTTTAGAGTGCTTAGTCTTTACAGTAGTGGTCAGGAAGGAGGCCAGTGGTTGGTATTTCTCCCACAGCACACCTCTTAGTCTCAGCTACcaactggtaaaccatgagcagTATAACTTAGAATGACAATAAATCTATATACTTTCTATTTCCTGGTCTTCCAAAGAAGCTGAAATGTCATCTTAGAAATGGGTACCAATCAAATAAACCACAAAGAACATCTAAGGTCCTGTTGTTGCCAAACTGCTTTACACTCTGCTCTTCGTTTTCATTGGGGGAAGAAGTActtaaataagagaaataatggaattttttgcttaaaaaaaattttttttcgagacagggtttctctgtagctttggggcctgtcctggaactagctcttgtagaccaggctggtctcgaactaccagagctccgcctgcctctgcctcccgagtgctgggattaaaggagtgcgccaccatcgcccagcttaaattttaattaaatggaAATGACCTTTTTTAGCATCCCTTTTCAGAAAGTTAGAAACTTAAGGACAAATGGCAACCTCAGTTTTAGGAAGACACACAGTAGGTGAAGAGAAATCTTGGAAATactaaatgttcttttaaaatttggaGGAACAAATTATCTTATAAAACAAGATTAGCAACTGAAATTGGATCATTCTTTTATATACACTATCAAGTGACCCCCCCCCTTTTGTTACGTTTCAGAAACAGCACAGAATGTTTTCTTTGCAAATCATAACAGATAATTCTAAAACCAGAGCTATTTCTTTAGTTACTATTTTCTAAAGGGTCTCATGtgtccctggctagcctggaacttctgATTCATttgtatctgcctcctgagtgctaagattatagacaTATGTTCCCTCACCCAGTTACTATGTGGCGGCATTTTTGGTTGTTTTCAGTTTGGAATTCTTCTCAATTTACATAGTGCCAGTTTCAGAATAGTGATATATTATCTATTTAAAGTGACAAGGAAATAAGTGGTGATTGGGTGACAGCTCTGGTCAGAACCATTTTTGAGTAGATGTTGGCAGTTAATCTGTAATTTTTGCTAGTCTCTGGTCTGAGTATCTATTCAGATGTTTGTGGATGGTGGATATGGTAGAATAAGCCTGGCTGACTTATAAGCATCTTCAGTATGTTCTTAGCAGGCTCAGTTACGTGGTTATTCTCTCTGGTCCCTGGCTTGCATCTTTAGTTGCCCGTCATGTAACAACATACTACTTATACTTAGTTCAAGTCATGGTCTCAGAATTCTAGAGTATCTTTTGTTGTCATTTTCTCATATCTCCGTTTTATATTAAACTAGATGGAAAAGTATAGTTGActgcaactttttaaaaataaggtgtGATGGAACTTAGTGAAGGAGTCCTTGCCTATCATGCactggaagccctgggttctgcaACTAGAGAGAAGTGCAGATTTTCTGTTAGTTCATCCCTTTCTTGTGTCTTGAAATCCCTTTTCAGTTTGGCTTTACAGGGAATCAGTTAACATAGTTTTGGCTCAATGGTTCGTCAAAGTAcattctaccttttttttttaattacttcctATTTGTATCTTAATAGTCTTGTGATATTCTGTAACTTTCTGACAACTGTTTCTAAACCGTATAATTTAGATCCAGACTTTGGAATAGATGAAATGCTTTACTACTGTTAAAATCTTGCATCAAAcacaataaactttttttttgagatgtgcTTTGTAGATTGATAATCTTTAActgttagtttttttctttgccaCTAGTGAGTTCCTGAACATAACCTCAGTTAGTAATAACTAGGGATATGCTCATTGTTTTACACTCATGAAACTACTTACAGCTTTGGTATCTGCTGGGAACTAACCTAAGCCGTTTTTCACATTTTCAGAACAAACAGCGGGAAGACAGAAAAACATCCTTGATGGCAGATATCCTCCATATTATATTGCTATTACTAGAGCAAGCATGGGCAGGATTTTCTGGagccatgtgctggctttgtggagTACTAAGAGATggattctttgtgtagccttgactgttctctactctgcagaccagactggccttgaactcagagagatacaCCTggctatgcctcctgagtgctgagattaaagctgtgagctaccactgccttTTCAGTTTCAATCTGGTTTTTGACTACCATGTTTTGCTTTCCAATAATAGGCAATTGTTGATGAAAAGGTAGCAATAAAATGGAGTCTTAACATTTTATatcttcaaattttaacctgAAAAGGCTGGTTTGATGAATAAACCACGAGTTATAATGGCAGTACTAATAATTAGGTTCAGTAGAAAATTGTGAAAGCACagtattaataaaaacaatttaacaaTCATTTAGTCAAATTGGGtaaaagcaaactgaaaaaaatcctGGAAATAAGTTACACACTTTCAAAAATTAGGGCAGTTCTTTGACAAAATTGCTGCAGAAAATAACATAAGGCAACGATATTAATTATATTCACAAATGTAACAGATGATTTGGAATCAAGTCTCTAATATATTTAGTTATTGATTCAAATTtgaaaaggaaatctcaaaaagaaaatctgttaaaTGTTATGGgtcagtttgagaccagcctggtctacataatgagttccaggacagtaagggaTAAAAAGTAAGATTATGTCTCATAAAAATATGTTGCCAAGCCCggagtgcacacctgtaacctgtaatcctaacatttTGTCTGAGgcagaggatcatgagtttgagttTCAGACTTGGGAAACATGGTTTAGGTACCCGTTTAACAAAGCAGATGCTGGCATCCAAGTTCTTCCAGCATCCCTTATTCCTGTTACAGGGTTCTCCTGGCTGGCATACCCTTCCCTATTTAATCTATCCATTTTGGTTACCTGGTCCTTTTTGTTTACTCTCttgggcctcctggctgctgtacCTGGTTCCTCTAGCCCCACTCTCCCTAGTCTCtatgcccctcccccatcctcacaTGACTCAGGGTCATGTCCACTGAACTCTCCCacttgtccctgcctctggctgtgctctcccttttatctatAAACTTTCTCTTCCATTGTATGTAGGAGCAGTCatgttcctttcctttttctcttttttcatcaAGGCCATCCATCATGGGctacacaaaccctgtctcgaacaaaaaaagagaaaggtatG
Above is a window of Microtus pennsylvanicus isolate mMicPen1 chromosome 15, mMicPen1.hap1, whole genome shotgun sequence DNA encoding:
- the Kcnrg gene encoding potassium channel regulatory protein isoform X1 codes for the protein MSSEDLVTLNVGGKIFTTRLSTLKQFPTSRLAGMVDGRDPEFKTANGQIFVDRDGALFSFILDFLRNRELLLPSDFSDYLRLQREALFYELDSLVELLSQHLLQSRPALMEVHFLNRNTQAFFRVFGSCNKTIELLARRITVFVEQPTGLARSGNPFPPQVTLLPLPPQRPSHHDLVFHCGSDGTIENHAGVRPSIMGYTNPVSNKKRERYISIKPDNRKLANGTNVFGLLIDTLLKEGFHLVSTRTPASGDKSECYVFERIKRPQVLGENKTPKPENTTIPPPSQK
- the Kcnrg gene encoding potassium channel regulatory protein isoform X2; this translates as MSSEDLVTLNVGGKIFTTRLSTLKQFPTSRLAGMVDGRDPEFKTANGQIFVDRDGALFSFILDFLRNRELLLPSDFSDYLRLQREALFYELDSLVELLSQHLLQSRPALMEVHFLNRNTQAFFRVFGSCNKTIELLARRITVFVEQPTGLARSGNPFPPQVTLLPLPPQRPSHHDLVFHCGSDGTIENHAGVRYISIKPDNRKLANGTNVFGLLIDTLLKEGFHLVSTRTPASGDKSECYVFERIKRPQVLGENKTPKPENTTIPPPSQK